One Gordonia zhaorongruii DNA segment encodes these proteins:
- a CDS encoding 1,4-dihydroxy-2-naphthoate polyprenyltransferase translates to MNKWIQGARPRTLPNAIAPVVAGVGAAARVGDVVWWKAALALVVAMALIIGVNFANDYSDGIRGTDDDRVGPMRLVGSGTASPGSVKAAAFTCFGIAGACGLALAATTAWWLVAVGAVCIAGAWFYTGGKRPYGYLGLGEVAVFVFFGLVAVLGTQYVTVGRIDWAGAVAAVAVGSFSCGVLVVNNLRDIPSDTESGKITLAVRMGDRGTRAFFTFLLAVPFAMTVCLAPATSAALTGLLAAPLAVIAVRPVLAGARGRDLIPSLATTGMAMLAWSVLTGLTLGLS, encoded by the coding sequence GTGAACAAGTGGATACAAGGTGCACGTCCACGAACGCTGCCGAACGCGATCGCACCCGTGGTGGCCGGAGTCGGCGCCGCGGCTCGAGTGGGCGACGTCGTCTGGTGGAAGGCCGCGTTGGCCCTCGTCGTAGCGATGGCGCTGATCATCGGAGTGAACTTCGCGAACGACTACTCGGACGGCATCCGCGGTACCGACGACGACCGGGTCGGACCGATGCGGCTCGTCGGCTCGGGTACGGCTTCCCCCGGATCGGTGAAAGCGGCCGCTTTCACCTGCTTCGGGATCGCGGGCGCATGCGGCTTGGCTCTCGCGGCGACCACCGCCTGGTGGTTGGTGGCGGTCGGCGCCGTCTGCATCGCAGGCGCGTGGTTCTACACCGGGGGTAAGCGCCCCTACGGATATCTCGGGCTCGGCGAGGTCGCCGTCTTCGTGTTCTTCGGGCTGGTCGCCGTTCTGGGTACGCAGTACGTGACCGTCGGCCGGATCGACTGGGCGGGTGCGGTCGCCGCAGTCGCGGTCGGCTCGTTCTCGTGCGGGGTGCTGGTGGTGAACAACCTGCGGGACATCCCCAGCGACACCGAGTCGGGGAAGATCACACTCGCGGTCCGCATGGGCGATCGCGGAACGCGCGCATTCTTCACCTTCCTGCTGGCGGTGCCATTCGCGATGACGGTCTGCCTGGCCCCGGCGACGAGCGCTGCCCTCACCGGTCTGCTCGCCGCCCCGCTCGCCGTCATCGCGGTCCGGCCGGTCCTGGCCGGCGCCCGCGGTCGCGACCTCATCCCGTCCCTCGCCACCACCGGCATGGCCATGCTGGCGTGGTCGGTCCTGACCGGACTCACCCTCGGCCTGAGTTGA